In Companilactobacillus allii, one genomic interval encodes:
- a CDS encoding amino acid permease — protein MENTDVNRSLKTRHLSMIALGGSIGTGLFVASGSSISTAGPGGALIAYVAIGIMVYFLMTSLGEMATYMPVSGSFSTYATKFIDPAFGFALGWNYWFNWAITLAVDLSTISLVVRYWFPDWSSWKISLAFMVVLLIINLVSVSSFGETEYWLSSIKVTAVIVFLIAGVLTIMGILGGHGEVGLSNYTYKNAPFVGGVPAVLSVFVVAGFSFQGTELIGITAGESATPEKSIPKAIKQVFWRILLFYIFSIAVIGALIPYTSPNLLGSGAGDIAISPFTIVFKKVGIPLAAGIMNAVILTSVISAANSGLYAASRMLWSMSKNDMAPHIFEKTNNRGVPIFSLLLTALVGGAALFTSLYGDSFYELLVAASGLTGFIAWIGIAFSHYRFRKAYLYKGYDLDDLKYKAKWFPFGPILAIILGIIIIIGQDIRSLVDFNVVRLLISYSGLIILFVCWAYYKLRYHTKFLKLEDIDVKEVKKQYHY, from the coding sequence ATGGAAAATACTGATGTGAATCGTTCGTTGAAGACTAGACATCTGTCCATGATCGCCCTTGGTGGGTCGATCGGTACTGGACTTTTTGTCGCAAGTGGTTCATCGATTTCAACGGCCGGTCCCGGAGGTGCATTGATAGCGTACGTTGCTATTGGTATCATGGTTTACTTTTTAATGACTAGTTTAGGAGAGATGGCGACTTATATGCCAGTGTCAGGATCTTTTTCAACCTATGCAACAAAGTTCATTGATCCTGCATTTGGATTTGCTTTGGGTTGGAATTATTGGTTCAATTGGGCAATTACACTGGCCGTTGATCTTTCAACTATTTCGCTAGTTGTCAGATATTGGTTCCCTGACTGGTCATCATGGAAGATCAGTTTGGCGTTTATGGTTGTTTTATTGATTATTAACTTGGTCTCCGTTAGTTCGTTTGGGGAGACTGAATATTGGTTATCATCTATCAAGGTAACTGCAGTTATTGTGTTTTTAATTGCAGGTGTCTTGACGATTATGGGTATATTGGGTGGTCACGGAGAAGTCGGCCTATCTAATTATACATATAAAAATGCTCCGTTTGTTGGCGGTGTGCCAGCTGTCTTGAGTGTATTCGTTGTTGCTGGGTTCTCATTTCAAGGTACTGAGTTGATCGGTATCACAGCCGGTGAGTCAGCAACTCCTGAAAAAAGTATCCCTAAGGCTATCAAACAAGTATTTTGGAGAATTTTATTGTTTTATATTTTCTCGATCGCTGTTATTGGAGCATTGATTCCATATACTAGTCCGAACCTCTTGGGTTCAGGTGCTGGAGATATTGCTATCAGTCCGTTTACCATCGTCTTTAAGAAGGTTGGTATTCCACTAGCTGCAGGTATTATGAATGCTGTTATTTTGACCTCTGTTATCTCGGCAGCTAATTCTGGATTATATGCTGCTAGTCGTATGCTTTGGTCAATGAGCAAGAATGACATGGCACCACATATCTTTGAAAAGACCAATAATCGTGGTGTTCCGATATTTTCTCTACTATTAACTGCATTAGTTGGTGGGGCAGCTTTGTTCACCAGTTTATATGGTGATTCATTCTATGAATTATTAGTTGCTGCAAGTGGTTTGACAGGATTCATCGCCTGGATCGGTATTGCGTTTTCACATTATCGCTTCAGAAAAGCCTATCTTTACAAGGGGTATGACTTGGATGATTTGAAGTACAAGGCCAAGTGGTTCCCATTTGGACCAATTCTTGCCATCATCTTAGGTATCATCATTATTATTGGCCAAGATATTCGTTCATTGGTTGATTTCAACGTTGTACGTTTATTGATAAGTTACAGTGGGTTGATTATACTATTTGTCTGCTGGGCATATTATAAACTCAGATATCATACCAAGTTCTTGAAGCTTGAAGATATTGACGTTAAAGAAGTAAAGAAACAATATCACTATTAA
- the serS gene encoding serine--tRNA ligase, protein MLDIKMIRQNPDWTKDKLSSRGVTAEEIDHLLDLDKNRRELLVQSETLKEKRNKVSQGIATKKRNKENADEEIAAMKQVGSDIKEIDKNLEDTADKMNYILVRLPNIPDDSVPVGPDESYNTEVRKWGDIPEYNFTPKHHWEIGEDLGILDFDQAAKVSGSRFVYYIGLGARLERAVYNFMLDQHQEEGYTEMITPYLVNNQAMFGTSQFPKFTEDVYTVMVDENPLTLIPTAEVPLTNYFAGKILDGAKLPEKVTALSPSFRSEAGSAGRDTRGLIRMHQFNKVEMVKIAKPEQSFDELEKMTADAENILKKLNLPYHVIVLSSGDASFSSTKTYDLETWLPGQGKYREISSCSNCLDFQARRAQIRYRDESGKTKLAHTLNGSGLAVGRCVASILENYQNEDGSVTIPDILVPYMGGVTKITKENAK, encoded by the coding sequence ATGTTAGATATCAAAATGATTCGACAAAATCCAGACTGGACTAAGGATAAGTTATCTTCACGTGGCGTTACTGCTGAAGAGATTGATCATTTATTAGACTTAGACAAAAATCGTCGTGAATTATTAGTTCAAAGTGAAACTTTGAAAGAAAAAAGAAATAAAGTTTCGCAAGGTATTGCTACTAAGAAACGTAATAAAGAAAATGCTGATGAAGAAATCGCTGCTATGAAGCAAGTTGGTAGTGATATTAAAGAAATCGATAAGAATCTTGAAGATACTGCTGATAAGATGAATTATATCTTGGTTCGTCTACCTAATATTCCTGATGATTCAGTTCCTGTTGGTCCTGATGAAAGCTACAACACGGAAGTTCGCAAGTGGGGAGATATTCCAGAATATAACTTCACACCAAAGCATCACTGGGAAATCGGTGAAGACTTGGGTATTTTAGATTTTGACCAAGCTGCTAAGGTTTCTGGTAGTCGTTTTGTTTACTACATTGGCTTAGGTGCGAGACTTGAACGTGCCGTTTACAACTTTATGTTGGATCAACACCAAGAAGAAGGCTACACAGAAATGATCACACCATACTTGGTAAATAATCAAGCAATGTTTGGTACTTCTCAATTCCCTAAGTTTACTGAGGATGTTTATACCGTTATGGTTGATGAGAATCCATTGACATTGATTCCAACGGCTGAAGTTCCATTGACTAACTACTTTGCTGGTAAGATTCTTGATGGTGCAAAACTTCCTGAAAAGGTAACTGCTTTATCACCAAGTTTCCGTTCAGAAGCTGGTAGTGCAGGCCGTGATACACGTGGATTGATTCGTATGCATCAATTCAACAAGGTAGAGATGGTTAAGATTGCTAAGCCAGAACAATCATTTGATGAATTGGAAAAAATGACAGCTGATGCTGAGAATATCTTGAAGAAGTTGAATCTTCCTTATCACGTGATCGTATTATCAAGTGGGGATGCTAGTTTCAGTTCAACTAAGACATATGACCTTGAGACATGGTTACCAGGACAAGGCAAGTATCGTGAAATATCAAGTTGCTCAAATTGTCTAGACTTCCAAGCACGTCGTGCTCAGATCCGTTATCGTGATGAATCTGGTAAGACAAAATTGGCTCATACATTAAATGGTTCAGGTTTGGCTGTTGGTAGATGTGTGGCTTCAATTCTTGAAAACTACCAAAATGAAGATGGATCAGTAACGATTCCTGATATCTTAGTACCATATATGGGTGGAGTTACAAAAATTACTAAAGAAAATGCCAAATAA
- a CDS encoding tyrosine-type recombinase/integrase, which yields MSIKKRSGKWEARVSYKDSHGKYRTKSATFDRKSAAQDYERSMSLDKKKLDFEKIDISLFDYYTKWSKLYRYPSVNEDGVKRYKNYGKKIKEHFGSKRLIDVTRSDYQEFINEYGKTKSKSTVGRMNSYVKAMCEEAIDEGIMRRNFTRNVKIVFGVQPVNEEDKYLQLSDFSKLLHHAELRYDLSNTSALEVIFIGASGVRFEEAHALSWNNVHFENNTVTIMQAIPSGKKDIKDTKNRTSTRTITINPKTMELLKKQKTIQENYYKSKNIKNEHDFVFRNKKQENPSNKAVSDMIKELLIEADIKDVITPHGLRHTHVSYLFAHKFSLLYVSQRVGHASPEITLKTYAHIMRAVQQDEDSRLEGLFDDF from the coding sequence ATGTCAATTAAAAAAAGAAGTGGCAAGTGGGAAGCTCGCGTTTCATATAAAGATAGCCACGGGAAATACCGAACTAAAAGTGCAACCTTTGATCGTAAAAGTGCTGCACAAGATTATGAAAGATCTATGTCACTTGATAAAAAGAAATTAGATTTTGAAAAGATAGATATTTCTCTTTTTGATTACTATACAAAATGGTCTAAATTATATCGCTACCCTAGTGTTAACGAAGATGGTGTTAAAAGATATAAGAATTATGGAAAAAAAATAAAAGAACATTTTGGCAGTAAGCGACTTATTGATGTGACTAGATCAGACTATCAAGAATTTATAAACGAGTACGGTAAAACAAAATCTAAGTCAACAGTTGGCCGAATGAATTCGTATGTAAAGGCTATGTGTGAGGAAGCTATCGATGAAGGAATCATGCGGCGAAACTTTACTAGAAATGTAAAAATAGTTTTTGGCGTTCAACCAGTAAATGAGGAAGATAAATATTTGCAACTAAGCGACTTCTCTAAATTGCTCCATCATGCAGAGTTAAGGTATGACCTATCAAATACATCAGCATTAGAAGTAATATTCATCGGAGCGTCTGGAGTTAGGTTTGAGGAAGCTCACGCCTTGAGCTGGAATAATGTTCACTTTGAAAATAATACCGTCACGATTATGCAGGCTATCCCGTCGGGTAAGAAAGATATTAAAGATACTAAGAATCGAACATCGACTAGAACCATCACAATTAATCCCAAAACTATGGAACTGTTAAAAAAACAAAAGACTATTCAGGAAAATTATTACAAGTCTAAAAATATTAAAAATGAACATGATTTTGTATTTAGAAATAAGAAGCAGGAAAATCCAAGTAACAAAGCCGTCAGCGATATGATCAAAGAGCTTCTAATAGAAGCAGATATTAAAGATGTGATCACTCCACATGGATTAAGACATACCCATGTATCTTACCTATTTGCCCACAAATTCAGTTTACTTTATGTTTCCCAGCGTGTCGGACACGCTAGTCCTGAAATAACACTAAAGACTTATGCCCATATCATGCGTGCTGTTCAGCAGGACGAGGATTCCCGTCTGGAGGGCTTATTCGATGATTTTTAG
- a CDS encoding helix-turn-helix domain-containing protein, which yields MPERINKKQFGQEIKKIRDQHSYSLRQVSYQSKTESESAISPSYWSLIERGERNIPKPDTLKRMAHGLRVPANIVLSLAGYQETTENKIIENLGEITPFDNEETIAIPVVGTIKCGPDGLALSDQTGYEPVQKSEIGDPKDYFWLKTKGDSMIGDGIFDGDSALIRKDVEIENGKIYAVIIDGEEGTLKHVTKKDNSIVLTASNPSYQPRIFVGSDMNEIFIAGRLIQTKRTF from the coding sequence ATGCCTGAAAGAATTAATAAAAAACAGTTCGGACAAGAAATAAAAAAAATAAGAGATCAACATAGCTATTCGCTCCGTCAGGTATCGTATCAGTCAAAAACTGAATCCGAATCTGCTATTTCGCCTTCATATTGGTCTCTTATTGAACGCGGAGAACGCAATATACCTAAACCGGACACGCTAAAACGTATGGCTCACGGTTTGCGAGTACCCGCTAACATCGTTTTGTCTTTGGCTGGTTATCAAGAAACGACTGAAAACAAAATAATTGAAAACCTTGGAGAAATAACTCCATTCGATAATGAGGAGACGATTGCGATACCTGTTGTTGGAACTATTAAATGTGGGCCCGATGGATTGGCCTTATCAGATCAGACTGGTTATGAACCTGTTCAAAAATCAGAAATTGGGGATCCAAAAGATTATTTTTGGTTAAAAACAAAGGGCGATTCTATGATTGGCGATGGGATCTTTGATGGAGATTCCGCTTTAATTAGAAAAGATGTTGAAATTGAGAATGGGAAAATATATGCGGTTATTATTGATGGCGAAGAAGGAACATTGAAACATGTTACTAAAAAAGATAATTCTATTGTATTAACAGCGTCTAATCCCAGCTACCAACCAAGGATATTTGTAGGATCAGATATGAATGAAATATTCATTGCTGGCAGATTGATTCAAACAAAACGTACTTTTTAA
- a CDS encoding helix-turn-helix transcriptional regulator, whose amino-acid sequence MAIYVKDKDRINELLIINNFTQVDLANEVGVGQSYLSSILNQHKPVGTKTANKISSLLSSNFEDIFTFKPSTKVLQN is encoded by the coding sequence ATGGCAATCTATGTAAAAGATAAAGACAGAATAAACGAGCTTCTTATTATAAATAATTTCACACAAGTAGATCTTGCAAACGAAGTGGGAGTAGGACAATCATACCTATCTTCGATTTTAAATCAGCATAAGCCGGTCGGGACAAAGACCGCGAATAAGATCAGCTCGTTGCTAAGTTCAAATTTTGAGGATATTTTTACGTTCAAACCGTCCACAAAAGTTTTACAAAATTAA
- a CDS encoding DUF771 domain-containing protein, with amino-acid sequence MLEAKQIEFEVIAEKDNKVLGWISKDTLHELQSEPESDPIENMKWATKITKVSAKTLKKILDQPFIKKELDMENGGYVRYAPISGSPWKFQSKKFKKFVDEHPQYFVKGRF; translated from the coding sequence GTGCTAGAAGCTAAGCAAATAGAATTTGAAGTAATCGCCGAGAAAGATAACAAGGTTCTTGGCTGGATTAGCAAAGATACACTTCACGAATTACAAAGTGAACCTGAATCTGATCCAATCGAAAATATGAAATGGGCAACCAAAATCACAAAAGTTTCCGCAAAAACACTCAAAAAAATTTTGGATCAACCTTTCATAAAAAAAGAATTAGACATGGAAAATGGTGGTTACGTCAGATATGCACCAATTAGCGGTAGTCCTTGGAAGTTTCAATCAAAAAAGTTTAAAAAGTTTGTTGACGAGCACCCACAATATTTTGTGAAAGGAAGATTTTAA
- a CDS encoding host-nuclease inhibitor Gam family protein → MLNPFFKSEVNNIQKEESQLPNEILDPKQVNWYFRKIKALKEENKSIDESADQEVDRINTWREVEQKTNNNTIDRFQDTLLSYYRIKKDQDKDFKINTPYGKISDRKTPKKWNYQDENAAVKSLEESGEDDFIKKTLNKKSLKQSSTVVDGRVVTENGVPVDGIEVEPQGRSVTVSIKED, encoded by the coding sequence ATGCTTAATCCATTTTTTAAAAGTGAAGTTAACAATATTCAAAAAGAGGAAAGTCAGTTACCAAATGAAATTCTTGATCCAAAACAAGTTAATTGGTATTTCCGTAAAATCAAAGCTTTGAAGGAAGAAAATAAGTCGATTGATGAAAGCGCTGATCAAGAGGTTGATCGAATTAATACTTGGCGTGAAGTTGAACAAAAGACAAATAACAATACTATTGATCGTTTCCAAGACACGCTTCTTTCATATTATCGAATCAAAAAAGATCAGGATAAGGATTTTAAAATTAACACTCCATATGGAAAGATTTCAGATCGAAAGACACCAAAGAAATGGAACTATCAAGATGAAAATGCTGCGGTTAAGTCACTTGAAGAAAGTGGTGAAGATGATTTCATCAAGAAAACTTTAAATAAGAAGTCATTGAAACAATCATCAACTGTTGTAGATGGAAGAGTGGTTACCGAAAATGGTGTTCCTGTTGATGGTATTGAAGTAGAGCCACAGGGTAGATCTGTGACAGTAAGTATCAAGGAGGATTAA
- a CDS encoding ERF family protein, with protein MQMSENIDKWTKGMIAFRQKLTQPSKTAENPFFKSNYVTLDGIVKSADDAIKALGESCGIVYSQELSSDVNAGVVSVTTLVSHESGQYVMFGPLQVVITGKHDAQAAGSAGTYAKRYALSAALGITSDIDDDGNGASMNKSNQSNNSYSNRSNSNQYQTKKPTTNFADKKINKAKENQIIDMITQASELFEMDRKEFESSLFNKYGVPTVKDISNAIGDQMITYLSKGIEQGKQAQLSNQEKENKKQAV; from the coding sequence ATGCAAATGTCAGAAAATATTGATAAGTGGACAAAAGGAATGATTGCGTTTCGTCAGAAGTTAACACAGCCTTCTAAGACAGCCGAGAATCCATTCTTTAAAAGCAATTACGTGACATTAGACGGCATAGTTAAATCTGCCGATGATGCTATTAAGGCGTTAGGAGAATCGTGTGGAATCGTGTATTCACAGGAATTATCTAGTGATGTTAATGCTGGTGTCGTATCTGTTACTACACTGGTATCTCATGAAAGTGGTCAGTATGTCATGTTTGGACCACTTCAAGTAGTTATAACCGGTAAGCATGACGCTCAAGCAGCTGGTTCTGCTGGTACTTATGCAAAGAGATATGCGTTAAGTGCTGCACTAGGCATCACAAGCGACATTGATGACGACGGTAATGGTGCTTCTATGAACAAGTCAAATCAATCAAATAATAGCTACTCCAATAGATCTAATAGTAACCAGTATCAAACTAAGAAGCCTACAACTAACTTTGCTGATAAAAAGATTAATAAGGCTAAGGAAAATCAGATCATTGACATGATCACTCAAGCATCAGAATTATTTGAAATGGATAGAAAAGAATTTGAATCAAGTCTATTTAACAAGTATGGAGTACCCACTGTTAAGGACATCTCAAATGCTATTGGTGATCAAATGATTACTTATCTATCTAAGGGTATTGAACAAGGGAAACAAGCACAACTAAGCAATCAAGAAAAAGAAAATAAGAAGCAAGCGGTTTAA
- a CDS encoding DnaD domain-containing protein — MNYLKQILAFYDSLELNPLNSSEIALWHALMSINNKSAWSTTFTVASSVLCLRSGLKQANFFKTRNTLQQKGFIVWESRGGNVAAKYQIKVLYHDVSTNSVDSSRDNEPLSTYSVGTSRDSRIDSSRDNSIGSSRALNKHKLKQNKKETSNSNNDDDERKSLFEFYQQEIGVLSPLVNQELDYSIQDFTDEGTSEQETIEIIKLAITRSVENNARSWKYTQAILSDWLKHSLFTLENIKASQNQHSSYSNQPQNYDIAGDELPY, encoded by the coding sequence TTGAATTATCTTAAACAGATCTTGGCATTCTATGATTCGCTCGAACTAAATCCATTGAACTCATCAGAAATTGCCTTATGGCATGCCTTAATGTCCATAAACAATAAGTCTGCATGGTCGACTACATTTACGGTAGCGTCATCGGTGCTATGTCTAAGATCTGGTTTAAAACAAGCGAACTTCTTCAAGACAAGAAATACATTACAGCAAAAAGGTTTTATCGTCTGGGAATCAAGAGGCGGTAATGTTGCTGCTAAGTATCAAATTAAAGTTTTATACCATGACGTGTCTACAAATAGTGTAGACAGTAGTAGAGACAATGAGCCTTTGTCTACATATAGTGTAGGCACTAGTAGAGACAGTCGTATAGACAGTAGTAGAGACAACAGTATAGGCAGTAGTAGAGCATTAAATAAACATAAACTAAAACAAAACAAAAAAGAAACAAGTAATAGTAATAACGACGATGACGAACGTAAGTCCTTGTTTGAATTCTATCAACAGGAAATTGGAGTTCTTAGTCCGCTGGTCAATCAAGAACTTGATTACAGCATTCAGGATTTTACCGATGAGGGAACTTCTGAACAAGAAACAATCGAGATCATCAAATTAGCTATTACGCGAAGTGTTGAGAATAACGCTCGAAGTTGGAAATACACCCAAGCAATATTAAGTGACTGGTTAAAACACAGTTTATTTACTTTGGAGAATATTAAAGCAAGTCAGAATCAGCATAGTAGTTATTCAAACCAACCACAGAATTACGATATTGCTGGAGATGAATTGCCGTACTAG
- a CDS encoding AAA family ATPase, with amino-acid sequence MGFAIDQMVKKLAKKGIKIDPDNVDDNREKRQEQESIRFTKQLHQNERKRMFKSSLVSDPDDLKTTFNDFNADSTQLQQELSRAKWIGANIRDGSKDNYLFSGKPGRGKTMLAVSILNALNSIPSCELSCLFVSVEMFMNLEWTVYKNNNSWDKDELYKAEQCIRNCDVLVLDDLGSEATFKSGKDVEQATKHKQEVLFRIADYRKSKTNIITTNNTGKELQTMYHPKIVSRLLTKDASHYIEFVGEDKRRS; translated from the coding sequence ATGGGATTTGCTATTGATCAAATGGTTAAGAAATTAGCAAAAAAAGGCATCAAGATTGATCCCGACAACGTTGATGACAATCGAGAGAAGCGACAGGAACAGGAGTCTATCCGATTCACTAAACAACTGCATCAAAACGAGCGTAAGCGAATGTTTAAAAGCTCGCTTGTCAGTGATCCTGATGACTTAAAGACGACATTTAATGACTTCAATGCTGATTCAACACAATTGCAACAAGAGTTATCACGGGCTAAATGGATAGGCGCCAATATCCGTGATGGTTCTAAGGACAATTACTTATTCAGTGGCAAGCCTGGACGTGGTAAGACGATGCTTGCTGTCAGTATATTAAATGCATTGAACTCAATACCGAGTTGTGAGTTAAGCTGCTTGTTCGTCAGCGTAGAAATGTTCATGAATCTGGAGTGGACCGTATACAAGAATAATAATTCTTGGGATAAAGATGAATTATACAAGGCGGAACAATGTATAAGAAACTGCGATGTTCTTGTTTTAGATGATCTAGGTAGTGAGGCTACGTTTAAATCTGGTAAAGATGTTGAACAGGCTACTAAACACAAACAAGAAGTTTTATTTAGAATTGCCGATTATCGAAAAAGTAAGACAAATATTATAACAACTAATAACACTGGAAAAGAATTACAAACGATGTATCACCCAAAGATCGTAAGCAGGTTATTAACGAAAGACGCCTCACATTATATTGAATTTGTGGGCGAAGACAAAAGGAGAAGTTAA